The Macrobrachium nipponense isolate FS-2020 chromosome 46, ASM1510439v2, whole genome shotgun sequence genome has a segment encoding these proteins:
- the LOC135214786 gene encoding probable serine/threonine-protein kinase samkC isoform X2: MAIDAGGVWLNPAARRGTLATYKFRVREERKKVIRISNAKYRKIDDHESGLRRFVLIRNTLRRLQREAREEKLARHRALAANVSPSYLSASRPRSPSPPCDMQVSDVLSVYGQPTPAPISALDEDDPMPAPKRPRLFLDDDKENDGMSCESRLECDLERKDDSRMIVDDTQEILRDLYETYTGESLSQTTTSSRPGTPSPPRPDTPYTASYSCTLPSTTPSLATTNTNNSSNNNSNGFNNNTTSGSISNTGSGGGSNSSTTLSSYHDWSRPQQQQQYACGHASLLGNDLQSVVFHSLIASLES, encoded by the exons ATGGCCATTGACGCTGGTGGTGTGTGGCTCAACCCAGCTGCCCGTCGGGGCACTCTTGCTACCTACAAGTTTCGTGTGCGTGAAGAACGCAAGAAGGTGATTCGTATCTCCAACGCCAAGTACCGCAAGATTGATGATCATGAAAGCGGATTGCGACGGTTCGTGCTGATCAG GAACACACTGAGACGCCTGCAGCGTGAAGCGAGAGAGGAGAAGTTGGCTCGGCACCGTGCCCTGGCTGCTAATGTGTCGCCCTCTTACCTGTCTGCCTCCCGCCCCCGTTCTCCATCTCCTCCATGTGACATGCAGGTGTCCGATGTCCTCAGCGTTTACGGCCAGCCAACCCCCGCCCCCATCTCTGCCCTTGACGAGGATGACCCCATGCCCGCACCAAAACGGCCCAGGCTCTTCCTCGACGATGACAAAGAGAACGACGGCATGTCCTGTGAATCTCGCCTGGAGTGTGACCTGGAACGGAAGGACGACTCGAGGATGATAGTGGACGACACCCAGGAAATCCTTCGGGACCTCTATGAAACCTATACCGGCGAGTCTTTGAGCCAGACCACCACATCCTCCAGACCGGGAACGCCCTCTCCCCCGCGCCCCGACACTCCTTACACTGCCTCTTACTCGTGCACTTTGCCCTCCACGACGCCCTCGCTGGCTACCACAAATACTAACAACAGTAGTAATAACAACAGTAACGGcttcaataataacaccacctcTGGCAGCATAAGCAACACCGGAAGCGGGGGCGGCAGCAACAGTAGCACGACCCTCAGTAGCTACCACGACTGGTCACGaccccagcagcagcagcagtacgcCTGCGGACACGCCTCCCTCCTGGGCAACGACCTCCAGTCCGTAGTTTTCCACAGCCTAATCGCATCTTTGGAGTCGTAA
- the LOC135214786 gene encoding probable serine/threonine-protein kinase samkC isoform X1 gives MVALRERGVSPSMAIDAGGVWLNPAARRGTLATYKFRVREERKKVIRISNAKYRKIDDHESGLRRFVLIRNTLRRLQREAREEKLARHRALAANVSPSYLSASRPRSPSPPCDMQVSDVLSVYGQPTPAPISALDEDDPMPAPKRPRLFLDDDKENDGMSCESRLECDLERKDDSRMIVDDTQEILRDLYETYTGESLSQTTTSSRPGTPSPPRPDTPYTASYSCTLPSTTPSLATTNTNNSSNNNSNGFNNNTTSGSISNTGSGGGSNSSTTLSSYHDWSRPQQQQQYACGHASLLGNDLQSVVFHSLIASLES, from the exons ATGGTTGCCCTTCGAGAAAGAG GTGTGAGCCCGAGCATGGCCATTGACGCTGGTGGTGTGTGGCTCAACCCAGCTGCCCGTCGGGGCACTCTTGCTACCTACAAGTTTCGTGTGCGTGAAGAACGCAAGAAGGTGATTCGTATCTCCAACGCCAAGTACCGCAAGATTGATGATCATGAAAGCGGATTGCGACGGTTCGTGCTGATCAG GAACACACTGAGACGCCTGCAGCGTGAAGCGAGAGAGGAGAAGTTGGCTCGGCACCGTGCCCTGGCTGCTAATGTGTCGCCCTCTTACCTGTCTGCCTCCCGCCCCCGTTCTCCATCTCCTCCATGTGACATGCAGGTGTCCGATGTCCTCAGCGTTTACGGCCAGCCAACCCCCGCCCCCATCTCTGCCCTTGACGAGGATGACCCCATGCCCGCACCAAAACGGCCCAGGCTCTTCCTCGACGATGACAAAGAGAACGACGGCATGTCCTGTGAATCTCGCCTGGAGTGTGACCTGGAACGGAAGGACGACTCGAGGATGATAGTGGACGACACCCAGGAAATCCTTCGGGACCTCTATGAAACCTATACCGGCGAGTCTTTGAGCCAGACCACCACATCCTCCAGACCGGGAACGCCCTCTCCCCCGCGCCCCGACACTCCTTACACTGCCTCTTACTCGTGCACTTTGCCCTCCACGACGCCCTCGCTGGCTACCACAAATACTAACAACAGTAGTAATAACAACAGTAACGGcttcaataataacaccacctcTGGCAGCATAAGCAACACCGGAAGCGGGGGCGGCAGCAACAGTAGCACGACCCTCAGTAGCTACCACGACTGGTCACGaccccagcagcagcagcagtacgcCTGCGGACACGCCTCCCTCCTGGGCAACGACCTCCAGTCCGTAGTTTTCCACAGCCTAATCGCATCTTTGGAGTCGTAA